One part of the Salinivirga cyanobacteriivorans genome encodes these proteins:
- a CDS encoding patatin-like phospholipase family protein — MIFKKKKKKIGLALGGGAVLGAAHVGVLRALKEHNIEISYIAGTSIGAFVGAFYAFGKNWEDINKIASELKWIDITGISLSRYGLLSNEKMGTLIKKHIGDQKLEDAKTPLSMIATDVSNGKKVVLDKGSVAKGAMASSCIPGIFNPTTINKKMLVDGGIVENVPINTVKNMGADYVIGVDLNAKHSYGKPGNIVDVALNSFHFTLMAAAKLQTEDADLLIQPDLSKFNRSDMSQVNDLMEQGYKDAQKALKSFK, encoded by the coding sequence ATGATTTTTAAAAAGAAAAAAAAGAAAATTGGGCTGGCCCTGGGAGGCGGAGCAGTATTAGGCGCTGCTCACGTAGGTGTGCTTCGCGCATTAAAAGAACACAACATTGAAATTAGCTATATTGCAGGAACAAGTATAGGTGCTTTTGTTGGGGCCTTCTATGCCTTTGGAAAGAACTGGGAGGACATCAATAAAATAGCTTCTGAGTTAAAATGGATTGATATAACCGGCATATCGCTTTCGCGCTATGGGTTGCTATCAAACGAAAAAATGGGAACTCTCATAAAGAAGCACATTGGTGATCAAAAACTTGAAGATGCAAAAACACCTCTTAGCATGATTGCCACCGATGTAAGCAATGGCAAAAAAGTGGTTTTAGACAAAGGGTCTGTTGCAAAAGGCGCTATGGCGAGTAGTTGCATCCCAGGAATATTTAACCCCACAACCATCAATAAAAAAATGCTGGTCGATGGTGGAATTGTAGAAAATGTCCCCATCAATACCGTAAAAAATATGGGTGCCGATTATGTTATTGGTGTTGACCTCAATGCAAAACACAGTTACGGTAAGCCGGGAAATATTGTAGATGTGGCACTCAATAGTTTTCATTTTACACTCATGGCTGCAGCTAAACTGCAAACCGAAGATGCGGACTTGTTAATTCAACCAGACCTTTCAAAGTTTAACCGTTCCGATATGTCGCAGGTAAACGATTTAATGGAGCAAGGATATAAAGATGCTCAAAAAGCACTGAAATCATTTAAATAA
- a CDS encoding SusC/RagA family TonB-linked outer membrane protein: MKKITLLTLTFLLMSFSLWAQRMVTGVVNDTEGNTLPGVNVVLKGTTQGTITNPEGKYSIEVPGDDAVLVFSFISYKTEEVQVGDKSQLDVTLIPSLEALSEVVVVGYGVQKKSLVTGAISKVDARDLETSQVRVEQAMQGKTAGVNIMQESGSPGGGITMRIRGTGTNRNANPLFIVDGMRTGGIEYLNPSDIESIEILKDAASAAIYGAAAGNGVVLITTKSGKKGKAKINYTGNFGIQSVRKFNEVLNAEEYASYYRDGLRHEYNMNYFGQEIPEELMQILLDGAFPYNPDTLGEGTDWMNEIFSPAQIQEHNISISGGDEKNSYFFSTAFLSQGGIVGGSKSNFDRITTRINADHKAKDWLEFGTKISYTHFERKSIGENNEFGGVISNAMNIDPITPVYFDDTTQIPTSYWNQITQNIDNVESSSLNAGENGYYGMSTLVQNEIVNPVAQIANTHNNWYTDKLMGMADMTLKPIDGLTLNSSYSIDLSYGNYHTWTPVFYYHSVNNNYLSNTYQEMQRTFSWQWENVATYNKTFGGHDFTALAGHSMRDYNFYLIGGRGEGMLEESWNFAGIGSTLSDSVKGATAGYIHPGDRLLSYFGRLQYNFEDRYMTTLILRSDASSKLSSENRTQYFPSASFGWNVTNEPFWNFDPMSYLKLRFSWGENGNIETLDPFEYASVISTSAPASYYTGQGTLVGAEPEQLSNPDLLWETIRQTNVGIDTRFFNDALAFSTDLYWKKTIGLINVASIPYYIGNNKPNANEGDILNKGIELELSYKGNLWGINYDITAMAAYNHNEVTSLEGDVPGANLGTTGAITYSTEGYPVWYFYGYEADGIFDSFDEINAYVNNEGELIQPKAIPGDVIFKDINGDGEITDDDKTMIGNPHPDWTLGFNANLEYRGFDLKIFLQSSIGHDIYYGAYRTDLTDNNKPKFLYDNAWTPENHTDDFPRYTVNDNNNNFSHNSLFVFDGSFVRLQNLELGYSFQPTILEKIHISKLRLYVSGQNLFVLTKYPGSDPEVGNSGSGSNKLSIGVDRGLYPRPRVISFGINLSI; this comes from the coding sequence ATGAAAAAAATTACGCTTCTGACGCTTACATTTTTACTAATGAGCTTTTCTTTATGGGCTCAAAGAATGGTTACAGGCGTTGTCAATGACACCGAAGGCAACACATTACCGGGAGTAAATGTTGTACTCAAGGGCACCACTCAAGGTACCATAACTAATCCCGAGGGAAAATATAGCATTGAGGTCCCCGGTGACGATGCTGTATTGGTTTTTTCATTTATTAGTTATAAAACAGAAGAAGTCCAGGTTGGTGACAAAAGCCAGCTAGACGTAACGCTTATTCCAAGCCTCGAAGCTCTGAGTGAAGTCGTGGTGGTTGGATATGGTGTACAAAAGAAAAGTCTGGTGACAGGAGCCATCTCCAAGGTCGATGCCCGCGACCTTGAGACCTCGCAAGTGCGCGTAGAGCAAGCCATGCAAGGAAAAACAGCCGGAGTAAATATTATGCAGGAATCTGGTTCTCCGGGTGGTGGTATCACCATGCGTATCAGGGGAACAGGCACCAACCGTAATGCCAACCCACTTTTTATTGTTGATGGAATGCGCACTGGTGGTATTGAATATCTGAATCCCAGTGACATTGAATCCATTGAAATTCTGAAAGATGCTGCTTCAGCGGCTATTTATGGAGCCGCTGCAGGTAACGGTGTCGTGCTTATTACTACAAAATCGGGTAAAAAAGGTAAGGCCAAAATAAACTACACAGGTAATTTTGGAATACAATCTGTGAGAAAATTTAATGAGGTGCTAAATGCCGAAGAATATGCCAGCTATTACAGAGATGGGCTAAGACACGAGTATAACATGAACTATTTTGGGCAGGAAATTCCCGAAGAACTCATGCAAATACTCTTAGATGGAGCTTTCCCATACAACCCTGACACACTTGGTGAAGGCACCGATTGGATGAATGAAATATTTAGTCCTGCTCAAATCCAGGAACATAATATATCTATTTCAGGCGGCGACGAAAAAAATTCATACTTCTTCTCCACTGCATTTTTATCTCAAGGAGGTATTGTAGGTGGTTCAAAATCAAATTTCGACCGGATAACAACCAGGATAAATGCTGACCACAAAGCAAAAGACTGGTTAGAGTTTGGTACAAAAATATCGTATACACACTTCGAGCGCAAATCTATTGGTGAAAACAATGAATTTGGAGGCGTTATCTCCAATGCTATGAATATTGATCCAATAACGCCAGTTTATTTCGATGACACTACTCAAATACCAACATCATACTGGAACCAAATTACACAAAACATCGATAATGTAGAATCCTCCTCATTAAATGCAGGAGAAAATGGCTATTACGGTATGTCGACACTGGTGCAAAATGAAATTGTGAACCCTGTAGCTCAAATAGCCAATACACATAATAATTGGTATACCGATAAGCTTATGGGTATGGCCGATATGACACTGAAACCAATTGATGGTTTAACACTTAATTCGTCTTATAGTATTGACTTATCATATGGTAACTATCATACATGGACACCTGTTTTTTATTACCATTCAGTAAATAATAATTACCTGAGTAATACATATCAGGAGATGCAAAGAACTTTTTCCTGGCAATGGGAAAATGTAGCCACATATAATAAAACTTTTGGTGGTCATGATTTTACAGCATTAGCCGGTCATTCCATGAGAGACTACAATTTTTATCTCATTGGTGGACGTGGCGAAGGAATGTTGGAAGAATCATGGAATTTTGCTGGTATTGGATCAACACTCAGCGACTCCGTAAAAGGAGCCACAGCCGGGTACATACATCCGGGCGACCGCCTTTTATCTTACTTTGGACGCCTCCAATATAACTTTGAGGACCGTTACATGACCACATTAATCCTGAGATCTGACGCTTCTTCAAAACTCAGCAGCGAGAACAGAACACAGTATTTTCCTTCAGCCTCTTTTGGTTGGAATGTTACCAATGAACCATTCTGGAATTTTGACCCGATGAGTTACCTGAAACTCAGGTTTAGTTGGGGTGAGAATGGAAATATCGAGACATTAGATCCATTCGAGTATGCTTCGGTAATTTCAACATCCGCACCTGCAAGTTATTACACCGGCCAGGGAACGCTCGTTGGAGCGGAACCAGAACAATTAAGCAACCCCGATTTATTGTGGGAAACTATACGCCAAACCAATGTGGGAATCGACACCCGCTTCTTTAATGATGCACTCGCATTTTCAACCGATCTGTATTGGAAGAAAACTATTGGACTTATCAACGTAGCTTCGATTCCATATTATATTGGAAATAATAAACCAAATGCAAATGAAGGAGATATCCTTAATAAAGGTATAGAATTAGAATTAAGCTATAAAGGCAATCTGTGGGGAATAAACTACGACATCACAGCCATGGCAGCCTATAATCATAATGAGGTTACTTCACTTGAAGGTGATGTCCCCGGAGCTAACCTGGGAACCACAGGTGCCATTACATATTCTACAGAAGGTTATCCGGTCTGGTATTTCTATGGCTATGAGGCAGATGGTATTTTCGACTCATTTGATGAAATTAATGCCTATGTAAACAACGAAGGTGAACTTATTCAACCCAAGGCAATACCTGGGGATGTGATATTTAAGGATATAAATGGAGATGGAGAAATCACCGATGATGATAAAACAATGATTGGGAATCCTCACCCAGACTGGACACTGGGATTCAATGCAAACCTGGAATATCGTGGATTTGATTTAAAAATATTTTTACAGAGTTCCATTGGTCATGACATATATTATGGTGCATACAGGACAGACTTAACAGATAATAATAAGCCAAAATTCTTATACGATAATGCATGGACACCGGAAAACCATACCGATGATTTCCCCAGATATACAGTCAACGACAACAATAATAACTTTTCGCACAATAGCTTATTTGTTTTTGATGGAAGTTTCGTACGGTTACAAAATCTGGAACTGGGCTACTCATTTCAGCCAACCATACTCGAAAAAATACATATTAGTAAACTTAGGTTATATGTTTCTGGTCAAAACCTTTTTGTACTCACAAAATATCCCGGATCTGATCCGGAAGTTGGAAACTCAGGTAGTGGCAGCAATAAACTAAGTATTGGGGTAGATCGTGGTCTATATCCCAGACCAAGAGTTATCTCGTTTGGTATAAATCTCTCAATTTAA
- a CDS encoding bifunctional metallophosphatase/5'-nucleotidase yields the protein MHYRFLILLFLLALLGCQSSTREKHVNETYPDVTIFFVNDVHAQLDNFAKVKHLVDEVREKNDVILACSGDIFSGNPVVDQYKDRGMPIIDIMNKVGFDVMTLGNHEFDYGADVLKRRIEQSEFQWVCANVDMKSFGIPQPESYYTINVGNIDIAFLGLIETRGKQGEVIPSTHPWRVKTFEFQRAKDVLDGYENLKQQKDIEVLIALSHLGSNGNENVIGDFQVANQFPYFDLILGGHSHQRIDTTINNVPVFQAGSYLRYLGKIQLSFDDEKITDVTYEEIDLSTVNEYDKDIKKLVDEYKAEMDSYLNEELGFTAAFHSKRATGSLMAEAMRVKTQTDLVFQNTGGVRSTIDKGKITRREVFEVDPFFNGMVKYERTVGRIEEFLEQSESGFYYSGVIIKQEKGDVELYDSAHNLLNNNKVLTVGINDYVAAVHDIFFGNDGKFLDYTSSDAIIYYISNSTQAIDFTANHNYFRYDVP from the coding sequence ATGCATTATCGATTTTTAATTCTACTGTTTTTATTGGCTCTATTGGGTTGCCAAAGTTCAACGCGGGAAAAACATGTTAATGAAACTTATCCTGATGTGACCATATTTTTTGTGAATGATGTGCACGCGCAACTGGATAACTTTGCTAAAGTTAAACATCTTGTAGATGAAGTGAGAGAGAAAAATGATGTAATTCTGGCTTGCAGTGGAGATATTTTTTCCGGAAACCCTGTGGTGGACCAATATAAGGACCGGGGTATGCCTATAATTGATATTATGAATAAGGTGGGGTTCGATGTAATGACACTGGGCAACCATGAGTTTGATTACGGTGCAGATGTTTTAAAAAGACGCATAGAGCAATCAGAGTTTCAGTGGGTTTGCGCCAATGTGGATATGAAATCATTTGGTATACCTCAACCTGAATCATATTATACGATTAATGTCGGAAATATCGATATAGCTTTTCTGGGACTTATTGAAACCAGGGGCAAGCAAGGGGAAGTTATACCGAGTACGCATCCCTGGCGAGTGAAAACTTTTGAATTCCAAAGAGCGAAGGATGTTCTTGATGGCTATGAAAATTTAAAGCAGCAAAAAGATATTGAGGTATTGATTGCTTTATCACACCTGGGAAGTAATGGTAATGAGAATGTAATTGGTGACTTTCAGGTTGCAAATCAATTTCCATATTTTGATTTGATTCTGGGAGGACATAGTCATCAACGAATTGATACAACGATAAATAATGTTCCCGTTTTTCAGGCTGGCAGCTATCTGCGCTACCTCGGAAAGATTCAATTGAGTTTTGATGATGAAAAGATTACAGATGTTACTTATGAAGAGATAGATTTATCCACTGTTAATGAGTATGATAAGGATATTAAAAAGCTAGTGGATGAATATAAGGCTGAAATGGATTCTTATTTGAATGAGGAGCTTGGTTTTACTGCAGCATTTCATTCAAAGCGTGCAACCGGAAGTTTAATGGCGGAGGCCATGAGGGTGAAAACCCAAACAGATTTAGTATTTCAAAATACTGGGGGAGTGCGCTCAACCATTGATAAAGGAAAAATTACAAGACGGGAAGTGTTTGAGGTTGATCCGTTTTTTAATGGAATGGTAAAGTATGAAAGAACAGTTGGGAGAATAGAAGAATTTCTCGAACAAAGTGAGTCGGGTTTTTACTACAGTGGCGTTATTATTAAGCAAGAAAAAGGAGACGTAGAACTTTATGATTCTGCTCATAACCTTTTAAATAACAATAAAGTATTAACTGTAGGGATTAATGATTACGTGGCAGCAGTGCATGACATTTTTTTTGGTAATGATGGCAAATTCCTTGATTACACTAGTTCTGATGCCATTATTTATTATATTTCAAACTCCACACAAGCGATAGACTTTACAGCAAACCATAATTATTTTCGTTATGATGTGCCATAA
- a CDS encoding RagB/SusD family nutrient uptake outer membrane protein gives MKSIKYIFITLVLLSSGCADDWLELEPVGQKLESNFYQTEEDIYKGLIAAYSMLQPKYWENYGSYYFLANFPSDDSEVVGGGPGDRPEYHAVAEFTMLPTNSAILEMWRRDYYGVYRTNVVIANANPNASQASREYIAEAKFLRAYYYSELVKFFGAVPLITSTLTPDEYNQERKSPAQVYAQIVKDLQDAIPNLAENPVEDYRVTKGAAQALLGKTYLYMASPYYYNNYNFELSQAEYYQLAADQFNEVIISAQYDLEPNYDNIWKLSHEHGIESIFEIEYSDINRGGDWGNGRVNGGNIDVQLCGPRGIATDTLNAGWGFDMVTQDLIGEYNAEGDNIRKEGTAYGEAFLTLIGAEDWDENEGYTGWFSKKRAPWAHIVGDVDAQWNYETNERIIRYADVLLMMAEAIVGGATAPQSADYYLNLVRDRVELDPISGVTMDDIKKERRLELAMEGHRFFDLVRWGDAATVLGDRGFVQGKHEVFPIPQEEIVNSNYALTQNPNY, from the coding sequence ATGAAATCAATAAAATATATTTTCATCACACTGGTATTGCTCTCATCTGGCTGTGCCGATGATTGGCTCGAACTGGAACCGGTTGGACAAAAACTCGAATCAAATTTTTATCAAACCGAAGAAGATATCTATAAGGGATTAATCGCTGCATATTCAATGCTGCAACCAAAATATTGGGAAAATTATGGATCATATTATTTTCTTGCCAATTTCCCATCTGACGATTCCGAGGTTGTTGGCGGTGGCCCTGGTGACAGACCAGAATACCATGCAGTTGCAGAATTCACAATGCTGCCGACAAATTCAGCCATTTTAGAAATGTGGCGCAGAGATTACTATGGTGTATACAGAACTAATGTAGTTATTGCCAATGCTAATCCAAATGCGTCCCAGGCCTCAAGAGAATACATTGCTGAGGCAAAATTTCTAAGAGCCTATTATTATTCTGAGCTCGTGAAATTTTTTGGCGCCGTACCGCTTATTACAAGCACCTTAACTCCTGACGAATATAACCAGGAAAGAAAAAGTCCGGCACAAGTTTACGCACAAATAGTTAAAGACCTTCAGGATGCCATTCCTAATTTAGCTGAAAACCCGGTTGAAGATTATCGAGTTACTAAAGGGGCTGCTCAGGCATTATTAGGAAAAACATACCTGTATATGGCTTCTCCTTACTATTACAATAATTACAACTTTGAGCTTTCGCAAGCAGAATACTACCAGCTGGCTGCAGATCAGTTTAACGAGGTAATTATTTCTGCACAATACGACCTGGAACCTAACTACGATAACATTTGGAAGCTAAGTCATGAGCATGGAATTGAATCCATCTTTGAGATTGAATATAGCGACATCAATCGTGGTGGTGATTGGGGCAATGGACGTGTAAATGGAGGTAATATTGATGTGCAACTGTGTGGACCAAGAGGTATAGCAACAGATACACTTAATGCAGGCTGGGGTTTCGACATGGTAACCCAGGATCTCATTGGAGAATATAACGCAGAAGGTGACAACATAAGAAAAGAAGGCACAGCCTATGGTGAAGCATTTCTTACTTTAATTGGCGCAGAAGATTGGGATGAAAACGAAGGATATACCGGATGGTTTAGTAAAAAACGCGCCCCATGGGCTCATATTGTCGGAGATGTTGATGCACAATGGAACTACGAAACCAACGAACGCATCATACGATATGCCGATGTATTACTCATGATGGCTGAGGCCATCGTTGGAGGAGCAACTGCACCACAAAGTGCGGACTATTACTTGAACCTTGTAAGAGACCGTGTAGAACTTGATCCAATAAGTGGAGTGACAATGGACGATATTAAAAAAGAGCGCCGCCTTGAATTGGCCATGGAAGGACACCGTTTCTTTGACCTAGTACGATGGGGCGACGCAGCAACTGTATTAGGCGATAGAGGATTTGTTCAGGGCAAACACGAAGTGTTCCCAATACCTCAGGAAGAAATAGTCAACTCTAACTATGCATTGACACAAAATCCAAATTATTAA
- a CDS encoding DUF481 domain-containing protein, with the protein MNKYRIIEKLLKQYLLFALLFNFATISSINGQILHTESFSVILDSAKRLKGSILPNLEFQTQKKDLLEIENYADLSFRIGDHHAFTIANKVELSTFGKETLLSGGYLYAEYRNILEKKLTLEPYSQLHWADARGLELKYAGGLNLRWRILTKDKMGVYLGSGPFYEYEKWNYEGVSSITNTPPNRNPVKSEKLKHGTYISIKYTPIAAFSIDLSGYHQARYHNIFYQPRLANSSGITWNITKHIGLTFIYQIIYDFNPIVPIRKDFHKIIFGLEASF; encoded by the coding sequence ATGAACAAATATAGAATAATAGAAAAACTATTAAAGCAATATTTATTATTTGCCTTATTATTTAATTTCGCGACTATTAGCAGCATCAATGGACAGATACTGCACACTGAAAGTTTTAGTGTAATTTTAGACAGCGCAAAAAGATTAAAAGGGTCCATATTACCCAATCTGGAATTTCAGACCCAGAAAAAAGACTTGCTCGAAATTGAAAACTACGCTGACCTCTCTTTCCGTATTGGGGATCACCATGCTTTTACCATAGCCAACAAAGTTGAGCTCTCAACCTTCGGTAAAGAAACACTGCTCAGTGGTGGCTATCTTTACGCTGAGTATCGCAATATATTAGAAAAAAAACTTACTCTGGAACCATATAGCCAGCTTCATTGGGCAGATGCACGCGGATTAGAACTGAAATATGCCGGAGGTTTAAACCTACGTTGGCGTATTCTTACAAAAGACAAAATGGGGGTTTATCTAGGTTCAGGCCCATTCTATGAGTATGAAAAATGGAACTACGAAGGAGTTAGTTCAATCACTAATACCCCTCCCAATAGAAATCCTGTAAAGTCAGAAAAATTAAAACATGGTACATACATCAGCATAAAATACACCCCTATCGCAGCATTTTCTATCGACCTTAGCGGCTATCATCAGGCTAGGTACCATAATATCTTTTATCAGCCCAGACTTGCCAATAGTTCCGGTATAACCTGGAACATAACTAAACACATTGGTTTGACATTTATTTATCAAATTATTTACGATTTCAACCCAATAGTACCCATTAGAAAAGACTTTCACAAAATCATTTTTGGCCTTGAAGCATCCTTCTAA
- a CDS encoding methyl-accepting chemotaxis protein, with the protein MKKLEQKSKLLYKIAIPMTIVIIVAISLITLFSRNYLVNTNDSNTNAIIESKIADLNKNINRMGNKALYAASMAANLDFVYDGYHKYYQTKNVDSAGQIMRPKLKPITEAIRKQTGGQAKIHYHIPPAKSLLRSWSDKHGDDISGFRNTVLDISRNHQPISGIEVGRGGFVVRGLSPIIDERGEYLGSVEVLLGLGSYLKVSKSREDEELAMFMHKDLLSIATGFLEQSSSNISDQNNNIGDYILIDRTSQKCDLSKISGDILNKGSKGITIYEADSHKYGLYPIYDYADNVIGVGCYQLDMSQFQDELAEMEFAIIGIGVIVILLLLVILGFLVIRLIINPVKTALTLIESISSGDLTHKVEIKSRDEIGLLLAHMNGMCDNLKNIVDSIVSGSENIASASQEISSNSQQMSEGASEQASSAEEVSSSMEQMASNIQQNTDNANQTEKISLQASKDVAKGNEVVGQTVVSMRNIADKIGIISEIARQTNILALNAAVEAARAGEHGKGFAVVAEEVRKLASRSQEAAKEIEETSKNSVRVAEESGKMLEKIVPDIEKTARLVQEITAANNEMSSGASQVNNAIQQLNQVTQQNAAASEELATSSEELSSQADELKDQVSFFKTGAQHKKTRHKSVKNPKEETKKTGVDLKMDKKEEEFDDF; encoded by the coding sequence ATGAAAAAATTAGAACAAAAAAGCAAGCTGCTTTATAAGATTGCAATTCCCATGACCATTGTAATTATAGTGGCTATTTCACTAATTACGTTATTTAGTCGTAACTACCTTGTAAACACAAACGACAGCAATACAAATGCGATTATTGAATCAAAAATTGCCGACCTGAACAAAAACATCAACCGCATGGGCAATAAAGCCCTTTATGCAGCAAGCATGGCTGCAAATTTGGATTTTGTTTATGATGGTTATCACAAATACTACCAGACCAAAAACGTAGATTCTGCCGGCCAAATAATGAGACCCAAGCTTAAACCAATTACTGAAGCTATAAGAAAGCAAACAGGTGGACAGGCTAAAATTCATTACCACATCCCTCCTGCAAAATCACTTTTGCGAAGTTGGTCCGACAAACATGGAGATGACATATCGGGCTTTAGAAATACGGTGCTTGATATTTCGCGCAATCACCAGCCAATTAGCGGTATTGAAGTGGGCAGAGGCGGATTTGTGGTGCGCGGTCTGTCACCAATAATCGACGAAAGAGGAGAATATTTAGGTTCTGTTGAAGTGCTGCTTGGGTTAGGCAGTTACCTTAAAGTATCAAAAAGCAGAGAAGATGAAGAACTGGCCATGTTTATGCATAAGGACCTACTGTCGATAGCAACCGGATTTCTTGAACAAAGTTCTTCGAACATATCTGACCAAAACAATAACATTGGAGATTATATACTTATAGACAGAACCTCGCAAAAATGTGACCTATCCAAAATTAGCGGAGATATACTTAATAAAGGATCAAAAGGAATAACGATTTATGAAGCGGATAGCCATAAATATGGTTTGTATCCAATTTACGACTATGCCGATAATGTAATTGGTGTGGGATGCTACCAACTCGACATGTCGCAATTCCAGGATGAGCTCGCTGAAATGGAATTTGCAATAATAGGGATTGGGGTTATCGTAATATTGCTGCTTCTGGTCATTTTAGGCTTTCTGGTTATACGTTTAATAATAAACCCTGTCAAAACAGCACTCACACTAATCGAATCCATCTCAAGTGGCGATCTTACACATAAAGTTGAAATTAAATCACGAGACGAAATAGGACTTCTTCTGGCACATATGAATGGCATGTGCGACAACCTCAAAAACATTGTCGACAGTATTGTTTCCGGATCGGAAAACATAGCCAGTGCAAGCCAGGAGATAAGCTCCAACTCGCAGCAAATGTCTGAGGGTGCCAGTGAGCAAGCCTCTTCAGCTGAAGAGGTTTCATCCTCAATGGAGCAGATGGCATCGAACATACAGCAGAATACTGACAATGCGAATCAAACTGAAAAGATTTCGTTGCAAGCCTCGAAAGACGTGGCCAAAGGTAATGAGGTAGTAGGGCAAACAGTAGTCTCAATGCGTAATATTGCAGATAAAATCGGTATAATATCAGAAATAGCCCGACAAACTAACATTTTGGCGCTCAATGCCGCGGTGGAGGCTGCCCGGGCTGGTGAACATGGAAAAGGGTTTGCAGTAGTTGCTGAAGAAGTAAGAAAACTAGCCAGCAGAAGTCAGGAAGCTGCAAAAGAAATTGAAGAAACAAGCAAAAATAGTGTTAGGGTGGCAGAAGAATCAGGTAAAATGCTTGAGAAAATTGTACCTGACATTGAAAAAACAGCCAGGTTAGTACAGGAAATTACCGCCGCTAATAATGAAATGAGTAGTGGAGCAAGTCAGGTTAACAATGCCATTCAGCAACTTAACCAGGTCACCCAACAAAATGCTGCAGCTTCTGAGGAGCTGGCAACAAGTAGCGAAGAGCTTTCGAGTCAGGCCGACGAGCTAAAAGACCAGGTCTCATTTTTCAAAACCGGGGCGCAACATAAAAAAACACGACATAAAAGCGTAAAAAATCCAAAAGAAGAAACTAAAAAAACCGGTGTAGATCTAAAAATGGATAAGAAGGAGGAAGAATTTGATGACTTCTAA